One Methylomarinovum tepidoasis DNA window includes the following coding sequences:
- a CDS encoding YMGG-like glycine zipper-containing protein — protein sequence MKAIRIVILGTVMALAGCASYPGGYGYAAAPGYGYSSSAYGQPYPYRGYRVSPQVYQGAAVGAAVGAGAGALIDKHNRWRGAVIGAGLGSLLGGGLAGVQQPAR from the coding sequence ATGAAAGCGATCCGCATCGTCATTTTGGGAACCGTCATGGCGCTGGCCGGCTGCGCATCCTATCCGGGCGGCTATGGTTACGCTGCCGCTCCCGGTTATGGCTATTCCTCGTCGGCCTACGGGCAGCCCTATCCTTATCGGGGTTACCGCGTCAGTCCGCAGGTCTATCAGGGCGCCGCCGTCGGGGCGGCCGTGGGTGCCGGCGCCGGCGCCCTCATCGACAAACACAACCGCTGGCGCGGCGCGGTGATCGGCGCCGGCCTGGGTAGCCTGCTGGGAGGCGGCTTGGCAGGCGTGCAGCAGCCGGCGCGGTGA
- the mnmE gene encoding tRNA uridine-5-carboxymethylaminomethyl(34) synthesis GTPase MnmE, whose amino-acid sequence MKLSDDIIAAPATPPGRGAVAVVRASGPNLAGLARRLTGRTLQPRQAHYVPFRDDTGQTIDRGLALFFPAPRSYTGEDLLELHCHGSPAIVEALLQRLFQLGARPAEPGEFTRRAFLNGKLDLAQAEAVAALIESSSAQAVRAAQRSLEGEFSRQTRALTESLTCLRIQVEAAIDFSDEDIDLIAEGAVLEGLQHLLADLDALRRRAHQGRLLEEGMTVVIAGPSNAGKSSLLNALARREAAIVTPIAGTTRDVLRERILIDGMPLHVIDTAGLRHSDDPVEREGIRRARAELARADRILLVGEGRPPAVQDLPGLPADIPVTRIVNKIDLSGQPPRIEGDTVWLSAKTGAGLDLLRRHLKACMGFEAEAEDALAARRRHLEALARAKAHLAQALSELEAGQMLDLAAENLRLAQNALGEITGEVTSDDLLGRIFAEFCIGK is encoded by the coding sequence TTGAAACTGAGCGACGACATCATCGCCGCCCCCGCCACCCCGCCCGGTCGGGGGGCGGTGGCGGTGGTGCGCGCCTCCGGCCCGAATCTGGCCGGGCTGGCGCGGCGGCTGACCGGGCGGACGTTACAGCCGCGCCAGGCCCATTACGTGCCCTTCCGTGACGACACCGGCCAGACCATCGACCGTGGTCTGGCGCTGTTCTTTCCCGCTCCCCGTTCCTACACCGGCGAGGATCTATTGGAGCTGCACTGCCACGGCAGTCCCGCCATCGTCGAAGCCCTGTTGCAGCGCCTGTTCCAGCTCGGCGCCCGTCCGGCCGAACCGGGCGAATTCACCCGCCGCGCCTTTCTCAACGGCAAGCTCGATTTGGCCCAGGCCGAGGCCGTCGCCGCCTTGATCGAAAGCAGCAGCGCGCAGGCGGTGCGGGCGGCGCAGCGGTCGCTGGAAGGGGAATTCTCCCGCCAGACCCGCGCCCTGACCGAATCCCTTACCTGTCTGCGCATCCAGGTCGAGGCCGCCATCGATTTCAGCGACGAGGACATCGACCTGATCGCGGAAGGGGCGGTGCTGGAGGGGCTGCAACACCTTCTGGCCGATCTGGACGCGCTGCGCCGCCGCGCCCATCAGGGCCGGTTGCTGGAGGAGGGCATGACCGTGGTGATCGCCGGTCCCTCCAACGCCGGCAAGTCCAGCCTGCTCAACGCCCTGGCCCGGCGCGAGGCCGCCATCGTCACCCCTATCGCCGGCACCACCCGCGACGTTCTGCGCGAGCGCATCCTCATCGACGGCATGCCGCTGCACGTCATCGACACCGCCGGCCTGCGCCACAGCGACGACCCGGTGGAACGCGAGGGCATCCGCCGCGCCCGGGCGGAGCTGGCGCGAGCCGACCGCATTCTGCTGGTGGGCGAGGGCCGGCCTCCCGCCGTCCAGGACCTGCCCGGACTGCCGGCGGACATCCCCGTCACCCGTATCGTCAACAAGATCGACCTTAGCGGCCAGCCGCCCCGGATCGAAGGGGACACCGTATGGCTGTCCGCCAAAACCGGCGCCGGTCTGGATTTGCTGCGCCGCCATCTCAAGGCGTGCATGGGATTCGAAGCCGAAGCCGAGGACGCTCTGGCCGCCCGCCGCCGTCATCTGGAAGCGCTGGCGCGGGCGAAAGCCCATCTGGCGCAGGCGCTGTCCGAGCTCGAGGCAGGGCAGATGCTGGACCTGGCCGCCGAGAACCTGCGCCTGGCCCAGAACGCGCTGGGGGAGATCACCGGTGAGGTGACTTCCGACGACCTGCTCGGCCGCATCTTCGCCGAATTCTGCATCGGCAAATAG